Genomic DNA from Hordeum vulgare subsp. vulgare chromosome 2H, MorexV3_pseudomolecules_assembly, whole genome shotgun sequence:
AGAGGATGACGGCGATTGCTCTCTGACTTGTGAGATTcgctttcgtctagaaaaaaaagggggaatgTCCACGGAATTGGCCATGGCTGCCGCCGCCCTCCCCCTGTTGCTGCCCATTATGGACCAAAGAACAAAAAATCGTTTCTGATGCTGACGAAAGTCGTTTCATTATGGACGAAAGAGCAAAAAATCAAAATCACTAATTAAGAGATACCCTTGCAAAGGACTCTCATCTTCTCTGGTGGTGACAAGTGACGCATTACATATGTGTCACTTGTTGCCTGaatgttttttttatttctttaaatTTATTTCTAAAATATTTTATCACTTGCACAGTGCGTTCAAaattccaaatcacaaaccatttTTATCGTTGAATTTCACTTATTGCCTGaatgttttttttatttctttaaatTTATTTCTAAAATATTTTATCACTTGTACAGTGCGTTCAAaattccaaatcacaaaccatttTTATCGTGGAATTTTTGCGTCGAGATCTTATTATGTCCCTTGTTAATAGGTTTTTGTTTTCACAAAAGACCTGAAAAAATgaagaaataaaataaagaacACCGAACAAACAGTTGTGCTTTTTCACCTTTTCTGAAAAGCAcaagtgttattttctcttctcaTGGAAGCAAATGTGCTTCCCGTAAAAGCACATGCTACGTTTTTTTCTTCAGGAATCACACATGTGCTTTTCTCTTTTTCATAACAAAAATGCTACACCTACGTAAATTGTTACTTAATCTTACGTAAAAGTGATATTTCCTTCCTTAATCCTAACCACTCCCCCCTGATTTTCATGGCGGAGGGGCGTGCCAGCCAATTAAACAAGCCACACCAGCATGTACGTAACCTTTCGTAGGAAATTCACGTAAGTGTAGCATTGCTCTTTTCATAATTGTAGAAGCACAGTTGTGTATTTTTTTTAAAGCATAATCACACAAGAAAAAAATATGGTTCatttttatttaagaaaaacgcaGGAGAAACCAAGCATAATCCAAAATACCGAAAATGCGTGTTGAAGAAAACACATGCTTTCACGTGGTGAGCCCATCGGGCAACACGTGGCGGCGGCTAGGTGCATCAAGTGGAGTGCTTCCAACCCATTTTGTTCCAACGGAAGCTACCCTCGCCGCCGCCTTTCCTCCCTTCCCTCGCCGTCGCCGGGCAAAGCCCGATAGGTGATggtggccggggggggggggggggggctttctctGCTTGCTCAATGGAGCTTCGCGCGGGCGGGCGCTCCCTAACGACGACGCTCGGCCGTGCTCAGTGGCGGCGTTGCGGAGCGACAAGCCGAGAGTGAAGGGCCGGACGAGGGTGGTTCGGGGCGGATGCCTGgccaggtggcggcggcgacttcGGCTGGATTTGCCCCGCGGGCGGCGTCGGCTTAGTTTGAAGCGGGTCTGGCGACCGATGGGCGGCTCAGGAGATGGTGTGTGGCGTCGGGACGCCTGCGCGTCACGACGGTGGTACGGGTCAAGGTGCTGGCTCCTCTGGAGCCCCTCTTTGGCGGCGGGGTGCGGTTGATCCGACAGTCCTCGTCGACGGACGACGGGTGGCTGCCCCTTCTCGCATGGATCTGGCCGGAGGCCTTGGTAGGGCGTCAGGGGCGACGCAGGGGAGGCTGTTGGAGGGACGGGCAAACCGACTGCTCATCACTGGCGCGGGGGCGCCGGTCCGGATGAGCTCGGCTCCCTTCTCCCCTCTTCCAGGCTTGGCCTCCTGGCTACAAACCGATGCTGCGGGGTGGGACGACCACCGGCGGTTTCTGTTGATGCTTGGGTCCTTTCGGCCGGCTCAAGTCGGCACCTTTGATAGTCTCCGGAGTATCTGGAAGCGGGGCGGCGGCCTTGGTGGTGGGTGCTGCTGGCTCGTGGGCGGAGCTTGCGGCTTGGGTGCTGACATGCTCGTTGCCATGGCCGCATGGGCGGTATGGGGGCGGGCCTTCGACGATCTATGGTGGTGGTGCGGCCGGCGATCTCCTGCTGTGTCGTACCATGGGGCGGAGGCGGAGGGTGGTGGCCGAGGTGAAAACCTCGTATGGTTCGGCCCATACCGATTGCGACGGCGTTCAtgcgtcgttcccttcttgaaggctccATCGCAGTAGCCGTGTGTCCTTCACCGTACTCCAGATGAAAGCCTCGATTCAGTGGATCGGGCGACTCTTCGGTGTCGTTTATTTCTTGAAAGTACCGCTTTGGAGTTTTCTGGATCGTCGAGTTTTAATGTTGCTGATTGACACTCGTGAGCCCCTTGTATTTGTCCTGGGTTTGTGTGGTGTTGGGTTGTATGTTTTTTGTATGTGGAGCGTTGCTTTATTTATAAAATGGAGCAAAAGCCTTTTTCCAGTATTATACACTATTGCATATAGACATAAAAATGTATTTTTAGATAGTTATGTATGTCGGCGCTCACCGGAAAACACAAGAAAGGTTTGACAAGTAGTACTGAAAATGGTGGGCCATGTTTCCATTTGTACCCttcatgttttgctcatgatAGAGCAATGACTGTCAAAGTTTCCAAGCTGCTTTATTTTTCGACACggtttttctatttttcatgcaaCCAAGAAAGTCGTTGGTAAGGACTATCCAATCGCGCAAGTATGGAAGTGATGCAGAACTCTTGACTGAGTGGCTATTAACGCCTAATTAGAATTTCTCACTTTCTAAaatcattttcattttatttcaaAATACTGAAAAAGGTGATCAAATTTATCAAAGACTTACCACTCCatctgttcttaaatataagtcctttaagGATTGCATTACAAACTACATAGAAATGTATATAAATATGTTTTAGAATGTAAATTCACTCATATTGCTTCGTATGTATTTCGTAGAGAATTTTTTTAAagaattatatttagaaacgaagggaaaGGAGTACATTGGGGTCAGGGTTCCCAACCTATTTTTTAAGAAAAAGAATTAAAAGGCGAAAGTCCCATTCTACTCCCCATCTCATTTGAGCTGATGAATAGTAAATTCAAGCAAAAATTAACGAAATCAGCACTCCGATACCGCTTTCGAATGTACCATCTTTGGAGCATCATTATTTTTACCATGACTTTGAGAAATATCATTTTAAGATGGGAAAAGATCCCCTTCTACCGTCTGATTTAATTCTAGGCATCCGTCATCTCTAGCGTGGGCCGCATGTCCTGTACGGACCCTCCGTACCGCTTCCTTCTTTTTCTTATCCCCACTCGTGCTTTCCTTCTCCCATCGTCTTTCTCCCTCCCAGTCCTTGCCCCAGCCATTGATGTACTTCCTTTGTTCACGCCCATCACAACCACCATCCACCAATGCTCATACTCATCATACGTTGTAGCCCATGGAACTCAAGAGGGCTTGAATAGAGAGAAGAGATTGACCTAACATCTTTTTCTGGGCGCGCCATGATGCACGCCGACGAAGCTGCGGGTGAGATCTGACACACTCCGCTCTTGCTGCAAAGAGGGATTATACGCAGAGATGTTTTACAACTTCACCAATGTTTCTGAAACAAATCTCTTGTTGCAATAATTAGTTAATTACCGACGTGTTTCTAAAATAAAgctcttattgcaataatcaccaTAGTTTTTGGAAAAAAAAACTGCAACACAATCTCTGTTATAACTGTTTCTGCAACAAAGCCGTTGTTGCGGGAATCTGCAACACAATCTTTGTTATAAAAATTTCTGCAATAAAGCCGTTGTTGCGGGAATCTGCAACACAATCTCTGTTATAAATGTTTCTGCAACAGAGTCGTTGTTGCGGGAATTAATGAGTGAGGAAGGGACAAGCAGGACGTGACAGGACATCGATCGGACGCTGCCCACGCGTAGATCCAACAACCATCGAGGTGGCGGATGTATAACATACATCCACCGATGGACGCGTAGCAGTCCCCTTTTAAGATAtaccccctccgttcctaaatataagtttttctacAAGTTTCGGTattggactatatacggatgtatataaacatatttagagtatagattcaatcattttgctccgatgTAGATTTCTAGTAAaattgcttaaaagacttatatttagaaacagagggagtattttctACAAGCACATAATTTATTTATTTGATGTTTGCACAAATaactttttagaatttttgattttttttttcgatTTCACTGTTCACCTGGGAGCATTTGGACTCGAGAGTATATACTCCGCATCCAGAAGCCTCATCTGTTTTTGCAATGAGGCAATGGACCGGACCTGAAATTTTGGCTCTAGAGAGCATTTGCTACCTAATGAACAATAAaatcaaaataaataataaataaaatttaaaaattatAGAAAAAATTGTAGGTGTTCGTATTAGTGTGGCAAGTGTgtttgtcaattttcatgccatatgATATAGGGTGTTTCGTTGGtgaaaaaacaaaattaagtGTAACAATTGAAGGTAATATTTGGCATTTGATTATTTTTGGCACAACTCAAAATGCTTAAGTTTTTCACCTGTAAACTTGTGCCAACGAAACAcatctatttattttattttattttttacatTTGTAAAATCCATTTTTGACACGCAGAGCATGTGCACCAGCCGAATTGAATATCCGCATCGCCTGTTTCGTCTTTGCAGTTGCAGGCAAGCTTCCCCACCACCGCGGCcattcccgccgccgccgccgccgccgccgccgctctccaCCCCAAAACACAGCACCCCAACCCATCACCGCGTTTCCCCTCCAGACCACCACGACAACCACCCGCCGCCTACTCCATCTCTTGCCCCATCCCTTCCCTCCGTGGCAACACCTCCCACGCCGCCAGAGCGAGCAAATCTTCCCAAACCCTGTCCCTCGCGCTCTCCTCCCGGTCCTCCTGCCGCTCCTCCCAGGACCCCCCACCGGCCACGACCACCGCCACCGCGGACCGCTCATCCTCCAACTCCTCGTGCCCATCCTACTTCCGCTTCATCCACGAGGACCTCCGCCCATGGCGCGCGGCGGGGGGCGTCACCCGCGCCATGCTCGCGCGCGCCCGCGCCACCGCCAGCTTCCGCCTCGTCGTGCTGCGGGGCCGCGCCTTCGTCCAGCGCTACCGCCCGGCGTTCCAGACGCGCGACCTCTTCACCATCTGGGGGATCCTCCAGCTGCTCCGCCGCTACCCCGGCCGCGTCCCCGACCTCGACCTCATGTTCGACTGCGTCGACTGGCCCGTCGTCCGCACGCACCTCTACCGCGGGAAGCACGCCCCCTTCATGCCGCCTCTGTTCCGGTACTGCGGGGATGACAGGACGCTGGACATCGTCTTCCCGGATTGGTCGTTCTGGGGCTGGTGATTACGCTTGCTCGCCTTCTTCATACGCACTTTATAACTGTATATATAGAATACTTCTTCGGTTAATGCCTAAATTTGGTATGCTTCATCACTGATAATTGAGAAGATAACATATAAATTGGTTGTCCATCTGTGTGATTACATTTAATCTGAAATGAACGACGGTAATGAAGAACTTAGTATCAGAAGTGCAGAACCTTGATGACAGTGAAGTTGATTATGTGTTTACCGATAATATGCTGGACTACTAGTCATAATTTTGTACCACATCCACATGGATTATTACTGCTGTGATAAGCATTATCCACTCATTTATCCACACGCTGGTAAACTACTACGTATAAGCAAGCACTTTCTGAGTATTGCTAATAGTTCATATGTCTAAGAATTTCCAAGACATAAAAGTGGGCCCTGCATACTCAGTTGTGCACATAAACTCTCACTATAATACCTCTTCATGGTTGACAGGCCGGAGATCAACATAAAACCATGGGATGCCCTGCATAAAGATTTGAAGGATGGCAATAGTAAGATAAGATGGTTCAGTAGAAAACCTTATGCTTACTGGAAAGGGAATGCAGCAGTTGCCACATCACGACAGGAATTGGTTAAGTGTAATGTCTCCAGTATGCAAGATTGGAATGCAAGGATTTACACTCAGGTAACTGCATGTTAATGGTGTCACTCATGTAGTTAACGAACCTTGAAGAAAGTACATCAGCTCCTTTCCCCCTTTTCATGTGGATCTACATAGTTTAATTTGGCATATTTAAAACACATGGTTTAACTTGGCATGTTCGAAACCATCAAATTCTGctggttgtttttcttttttggaaAAGGAAAACTTTATTTATTTCGTTCTCAAATGTCAATGCATCGTGCACACAGCCATGCGGGTGCTTACTTGTGCAAATATTTTTGCTTTTGGTGGCGAACGTTAACATCTCTTATGGTTTTACTTTGTTGTTTGGGTTGTAGGACTGGTTCAAAGAGAGCAAGGAAGGGTATAAGACCTCGGATTTGGGCAGTCAGTGCACTCACAGGTTTACTTTATGTTTGTGTTAGTTTTTTGGTGATAGAAAACAATGATTTACAGGTTGTTTTTGTGTGGCTGAGTTCGTAACACTGTGAACATTCAACAGGTACAAGATCTATATAGAAGGATCAGCATGGTCTATCAGTCAGAAATATATTCTAGCATGTGATTCAATGACATTGTTGGTCACACCAAAATACTATGATTTCTTTTCAAGGTCTCTTATGCCGCTTCAGCATTATTGGCCAGTTCGGGATGACAAGAAATGCGCCTCAATACAATATGCTGTTGACTGGGGCAACTCTCACAAGCATTTGGTACTTTCCGTCTATCAGCATTTTAAATATGCATGTGGTTACGTTTTTCAGTGCTAAACATTATTGATGGAAATGAGTGTCATGGATTATCTTCTTACTTCTGTTGAAAGTACATAGCATCAAGATTAGATGTGATGTAAACTGTGAACCATAAccaaaacatgaaatgaaagcaaACATTGACTTTCTGATGCAGTGATGTTTTAGTACTTCAGTTAAGCCTAACTTGAAATTTTCATCCAAACTTATGTTGTGTTCCTCAATTGAATTTGACCGAGCTGAATGCATGTCTAGCGTTTAAGGATACATTCACTTTTCTTTACTAATAACCATTTAGAGTTTGCCATATAGTATTTGATTTCCTTAAGAGCTGACATTTATTCAGCCTGAATATTGAGAATTTTAACCATGCTATTTATTAGTCTATTACATTCTTCCTGACAAATCTACTCCATAGGCACAGCGCATAGGAAAGGAAGCAAGCGATTTCGTTCAGCAAGAGGTTAATATGGATCATGTGTATGACTATATGCTTCACCTTTTAACCGAGTATGCCAAGCTTCTAAAGTTCAAGCCAACTAAGCCACCTGAAGCTGTTGAGGTCTGTCCTGAATCTTTGGTCTGCCAAGCTGAAGGCACTGAGAAGAAGTTTCTTATGGAATCCATGATGAAGTCTTCCCATGATTCAGGTCCATGTGATCTCCTCCCACCTTTCAGCCCTCGGGAGCTCACACTGCTAAAACAGAGGAAAGAAAATTCAAttaggcaggttgaaatgtgggaGCGGAGAGCTTCGACAACTAGATGACATACTTTGGGAATTGGGTTTGCTAACGTGGCGCAGGCCAAAACAAGTACTCTGCCATTCAGGGCGCATAGAGAAGAGGCCGATGAAGCACGGTGCGCTCACGCTGCTCCACACGTTTTTTGGCGCCAAGCATGGTTTTCAGCGGAAAAAGGACCGGGGTTCACCGGATATGGACGTCTTTTTTAGATCACCGGTTATGAAAGCTCGGGGCTTGAAATTCCAGCATTGGAAGTTTTGCCTTAGTTTCAGACTTGGTCTTCAATTCAAGGTTGAAGATAAAGTTTATACATTATAAAATACGATATGAATTGCTAATATTTTTCACGAAAGGTCCAGTTTACGGTTATTAAATTGTGTTGTGCTCAATTTATGTTTAAGCTGTCGCAGAAATGTCTGTGTCCTGTTTTGCAGGATTTTTTTTACACTGCCATCACAGCAGAATGTAAACTTTTTCGCTGACTTCTGAAACCATAACGGGCGCCACGAGGGGCACGGCACTCAGGGTAGCTGCCCGGTTCGCGACAACCACGAGCAGTGCGGCAGGGGTGGCGTGGGCGCGTGTGATGGCTGGCTGACGCGGATCTGGAGGGTGGGGTGCTAGTTTCGCGTTGGGGGTACGCTGATGCTTTATTTGGATGTTCATATTCAGGGCCGTGGAATTGAATTGGACCCAATATCAAATCTCCTTGACTTTGATATTGACATTGAACCCAATTCCGTTGTTTGGATGTGCACAGAATTGGCACTTGGAATTCTCAGGAGTGGCTCAATTCTGAAGCTTGTTTGGATGGTCATTCTCTACATTGGAATTGGTCAGTTGTCATATGAGGAAGAAGTGGTCATGgtgcttgaggaagaagtggccacgtcggggggggggggggggggagggggggaggcTGCAGTCCAATCCGGCAAGAGAGGGGGGAGCGGTCAGACGACGACCATGGGCGGCAACCGCACGGGGAAGTGAGGTCGCGGGGTGGATGACGCGACCACGCGGGGAAGTGAGGGTGCGGAGTGGATCCGCCGGAAGGAGAAGGGAAGAAGGAGGACGGGGAGAGGTCTGACCTGCACCTTTGTTCGCCTCCTCTCCAGCGCCTATGTTTCGCCTCCTCTCCCGCTCGGTGCTCCCCTTCCTTTCGTTGGAACG
This window encodes:
- the LOC123427345 gene encoding O-glucosyltransferase rumi homolog isoform X2, which gives rise to MAMAVTAAGAVEGQRSSKLVAALSRTSATFLFFSVVVVVVGAVATSTRWITTTTTLQASFPTTAAIPAAAAAAAAALHPKTQHPNPSPRFPSRPPRQPPAAYSISCPIPSLRGNTSHAARASKSSQTLSLALSSRSSCRSSQDPPPATTTATADRSSSNSSCPSYFRFIHEDLRPWRAAGGVTRAMLARARATASFRLVVLRGRAFVQRYRPAFQTRDLFTIWGILQLLRRYPGRVPDLDLMFDCVDWPVVRTHLYRGKHAPFMPPLFRYCGDDRTLDIVFPDWSFWGWPEINIKPWDALHKDLKDGNSKIRWFSRKPYAYWKGNAAVATSRQELVKCNVSSMQDWNARIYTQDWFKESKEGYKTSDLGSQCTHRSLMPLQHYWPVRDDKKCASIQYAVDWGNSHKHLAQRIGKEASDFVQQEVNMDHVYDYMLHLLTEYAKLLKFKPTKPPEAVEVCPESLVCQAEGTEKKFLMESMMKSSHDSGPCDLLPPFSPRELTLLKQRKENSIRQVEMWERRASTTR
- the LOC123427345 gene encoding O-glucosyltransferase rumi homolog isoform X1 encodes the protein MAMAVTAAGAVEGQRSSKLVAALSRTSATFLFFSVVVVVVGAVATSTRWITTTTTLQASFPTTAAIPAAAAAAAAALHPKTQHPNPSPRFPSRPPRQPPAAYSISCPIPSLRGNTSHAARASKSSQTLSLALSSRSSCRSSQDPPPATTTATADRSSSNSSCPSYFRFIHEDLRPWRAAGGVTRAMLARARATASFRLVVLRGRAFVQRYRPAFQTRDLFTIWGILQLLRRYPGRVPDLDLMFDCVDWPVVRTHLYRGKHAPFMPPLFRYCGDDRTLDIVFPDWSFWGWPEINIKPWDALHKDLKDGNSKIRWFSRKPYAYWKGNAAVATSRQELVKCNVSSMQDWNARIYTQDWFKESKEGYKTSDLGSQCTHRYKIYIEGSAWSISQKYILACDSMTLLVTPKYYDFFSRSLMPLQHYWPVRDDKKCASIQYAVDWGNSHKHLAQRIGKEASDFVQQEVNMDHVYDYMLHLLTEYAKLLKFKPTKPPEAVEVCPESLVCQAEGTEKKFLMESMMKSSHDSGPCDLLPPFSPRELTLLKQRKENSIRQVEMWERRASTTR